The window TTTTGTCAATATCCCTATTTGTTATACATATTTATAAAAGAAATGTCAATTATTCTATTTTACCAAAAACAATTAAATTCAGTTAGTGTTATCCATTACCGCCTTTTAAATCACTTTATTTGCTAATATGTATGTTTTCCTAGCAGGTTTGTAAAATCCCTCAAAGTCTTCATTTTCTAAGGATTTCAGACACAAAAATAGACAAAAACACTGAAGTATCTACACCCGTTTTTGTCTATTTTTAATAATCTCATATATTAAATTACAATTTAGTAATTTTTATTTTAGGGCCTCAATAATGGATTTTTCAACCATTTTAAGTTTAGCTGCAACTTCGTCAATTTCCACATCCGATTTTTCCTGCTTTAAATCATTTTTAAGTATTTCTGATAATTCATCAAACTCTTCTTTTAAAGTTTCAAGCATTTCAACCACCGCAAGCCGTCTGAATCTCTTTCTGGCATTTGCACTTGGAACATGTTCGTAAATATTCCCCCCACTTATTACATAACTCTCTCCTCGTGATGGAACTATACACTGCAGACCAAGTTCATCTGTAATAGTTTGTGCAAATGAAGCAGCAACTCCCTGTTCTCCATGAACAACAAATATTTTCTTTGGCTTTCTTCCAATACTCCTAATCCAAGAAAGGAGTCCTTCCTTGTCAGCATGTCCGGAAAAGCCGTCAATACTTTCTATTCTTGCATTTACAGATATCTCTTCACCAAAAAGTTTTACAATCTTTGCCCCGTCCTGTATTTTACGTCCCAGAGTTCCTTCAGCCTGATATCCAACAAAAAGTATTGTTGATTCTTTACGCCAAAGATTATGTTTAAGATGATGCTTTACTCTTCCGGCATCGCACATGCCACTGGCTGATATGATTATCATGCTTTCGGCTTTTTCATTGAGTTTCCTTGATTCCTCAGGAGATTGTGTGAATTTAAGTGAAGGAAAGTCAAGGGGATTGTCTCCGTTGGCAATGTATGCCTTTGCTTCCTCATCAAAACAGTCAAGATTTTCCCTGAATATCTTGGTCGCTGAAGTTGCAAGGGGACTATCTACATATACGGGAACATTCAATATCTCATTTACCTTATCGCCGAAAACATCCATATGCTTGTTTAAATCATATATC of the Ruminiclostridium papyrosolvens DSM 2782 genome contains:
- a CDS encoding MBL fold metallo-hydrolase RNA specificity domain-containing protein, with the protein product MNISFLGAAKTVTGSCYLVETKETKFLVDCGMFQGKANEVLLNTEEFSFNPGDLDFMLLTHAHIDHSGRIPKLHTDGFKGTVYATKPTVQLCGIMLPDSGHIQEMENEWTNRKRKRAGEPPVKPLYTLEEATDCLGLFKGVAYDEVISVSDDVRVRFKDAGHILGSAILEIWIRENNQETKVVFSGDLGNKGMPILRDPSIIGDTDYLIVESTYGDRLHTLKKETDKIERFISIISETISKGGNVVIPSFAVGRTQELIYDLNKHMDVFGDKVNEILNVPVYVDSPLATSATKIFRENLDCFDEEAKAYIANGDNPLDFPSLKFTQSPEESRKLNEKAESMIIISASGMCDAGRVKHHLKHNLWRKESTILFVGYQAEGTLGRKIQDGAKIVKLFGEEISVNARIESIDGFSGHADKEGLLSWIRSIGRKPKKIFVVHGEQGVAASFAQTITDELGLQCIVPSRGESYVISGGNIYEHVPSANARKRFRRLAVVEMLETLKEEFDELSEILKNDLKQEKSDVEIDEVAAKLKMVEKSIIEALK